In a single window of the Zea mays cultivar B73 chromosome 5, Zm-B73-REFERENCE-NAM-5.0, whole genome shotgun sequence genome:
- the LOC118471919 gene encoding probable pectin methyltransferase QUA2 isoform X1: MCIANYEASGSQVQITLERGIPAMIGSFATKQLPYPYLSFDMVHCAKCNIEWYKNDGIFLVEVNRLLRPGGYFVWTSNLNTHRALRDKENQKKWTAIRDYAEGLCWEMLSQQDETIVWKKTNKRECYKSRKFGPELCGHDPESPYYQPLSPCISGTRSQRWIPIEHRTTWPSQARQNSTELDIHGVHSEVFADDNSSWDSMVRNYWSLLSPLIFSDHPKRPGDEDPQPPFNMLRNVLDMNAHFGGFNAALLKSGKSVWVMNVVPTNAPNYLPLIFDRGFIGVQHDWCDAFATYPRTYDMVHADGFLSLEKTHKHRCSTLDIFLEVDRILRPEGWVIIRDTAPLIEAARSVVTQLRWDARILDLDIASDEKLLVCQKPFLRK, from the exons ATGTGCATTGCTAACTATGAAGCATCAGGTAGCCAAGTGCAAATTACACTGGAGAGAGGCATTCCTGCAATGATTGGTTCATTTGCAACGAAGCAGCTTCCGTATCCCTATCTTTCCTTTGATATGGTGCATTGTGCTAAATGCAATATCGAATGgtacaaaaacg ATGGCATTTTCTTGGTTGAAGTGAACAGGCTTTTGAGGCCTGGTGGATATTTTGTATGGACATCGAATTTGAATACACATAGGGCCTTGCGAGACAAAGAAAACCAAAAGAAATGGACAGCCATTCGTGACTACGCTGAGGGCCTTTGTTGGGAGATGCTGTCACAACAAGATGAGACAATTGTATGGAAAAAGACGAATAAAAGGGAATGTTACAAATCAAG AAAATTTGGGCCTGAGCTATGTGGCCATGATCCAGAATCACCATACTACCAACCACTAAGCCCCTGCATATCTGGCACAAGAAGTCAGCGTTGGATCCCCATTGAACACCGTACCACCTGGCCATCTCAGGCTAGGCAAAACTCAACAGAACTGGACATACATG GTGTGCATTCAGAAGTCTTCGCTGATGATAATTCAAGCTGGGACTCCATGGTGCGAAACTACTGGTCTTTGCTATCCCCACTTATATTTTCAGACCATCCAAAGAGACCTGGTGATGAAGACCCACAACCACCATTTAACATGCTAAGGAATGTTTTAGATATGAATGCTCACTTTGGTGGATTTAATGCTGCTTTACTGAAGTCTGGAAAGTCTGTATGGGTGATGAATGTTGTTCCTACAAATGCCCCAAATTATCTACCACTAATATTTGACCGTGGTTTTATTGGGGTTCAACATGATTG GTGTGACGCATTTGCGACTTATCCAAGAACATATGATATGGTGCATGCTGATGGCTTTCTATCACTTGAGAAGACCCACAAGCATAGATGTTCTACTCTTGACATATTCTTGGAAGTTGATCGCATCCTACGACCAGAG GGCTGGGTCATAATCCGTGACACCGCCCCTCTTATTGAAGCGGCAAGATCTGTTGTTACTCAACTCAGATGGGATGCCCGTATTTTAGATCTTGACATAGCTAGTGATGAAAAGCTACTCGTCTGTCAGAAGCCCTTTCTCAGAAAATAA
- the LOC118472107 gene encoding protein ALP1-like — MDKKTKVIVCVAAAHILLSMMAMIIHSRKRKRNARRTGITYAPMHERDRTRIEYLNTKIWRDDTCINMIRMKRACFFHLTKHFRERGLLQDTIHMCVEQQVAMFLNTVGHNLRNRLIGTNFGRSGETVSRCFNKVLRAIGELRGELIRPPSLDTPTKIAGNYRWDPYFKDCIGAIDGTHVRATVPRDMEHAFRGRKSYATQNVMAAVDFDLRFTYVLAGWEGTAHDANVLRDALERVDGLRVPQGNSFTYLLVNDNVYGIMTIIYIYILYYHCILGKFYLVDAGYGAKPGFLPPFRGVRYHLNEWGNNPVQNEKELFNLRHSSLRVTVERAFGSLKRRFKILDDASPFFPFPTQVDIVVACCIIHNWVIQDGSDEFIIQDSNWPSNSHATSLVGQASEHAAMVALRQGIADQMWTDHQNYNGN, encoded by the exons ATGGATAAGAAGACCAAGGTTATAGTTTGTGTTGCTGCTGCACATATATTACTGTCAATGATGGCTATGATTATTCATTCTAGAAAAAGAAAACGAAATGCAAGGAGGACTGGGATTACCTATGCACCAATGCATGAAAGGGATAGAACTAGAATTGAATATCTCAACACAAAGATTTGGAGGGATGACACATGTATAAACATGATTAGAATGAAAAGGGCTTGTTTCTTTCACCTAACTAAACATTTTAGAGAGCGTGGTTTACTTCAGGACACTATCCATATGTGTGTTGAACAACAAGTGGCCATGTTTCTAAATACAGTTGGGCATAACCTTAGAAATAGGTTGATTGGCACGAATTTTGGTAGATCTGGGGAAACAGTTAGTCGATGTTTCAATAAAGTTCTTCGTGCAATTGGTGAGCTACGTGGGGAACTAATTAGGCCACCTTCATTGGACACTCCAACCAAAATAGCAGGGAACTACAGATGGGATCCGTATTTTAAG GATTGTATTGGAGCTATTGATGGTACACATGTAAGAGCCACTGTTCCTAGAGATATGGAGCATGCCTTTCGTGGTAGGAAGTCCTATGCGACTCAAAATGTAATGGCGGCTGTAGATTTTGATCTACGCTTCACTTATGTGTTGGCTGGTTGGGAGGGAACAGCTCATGATGCTAATGTATTACGAGATGCTTTAGAACGTGTGGATGGCCTTCGCGTTCCACAAGGTAATAGTTTCACTTATTTGCTTGTAAATGACAATGTTTATGGAATTATGaccataatatatatatatatattatattatcATTGTATTTTAGGTAAATTCTACCTAGTTGATGCGGGATATGGAGCAAAACCAGGATTCTTGCCTCCTTTCCGTGGCGTGAGATACCATTTAAACGAATGGGGCAATAATCCCGTACAGAACGAGAAAGAGTTGTTTAATCTAAGGCACTCATCTCTTCGCGTCACAGTTGAGCGTGCATTCGGGTCATTGAAGAGAAGATTCAAGATTTTAGATGATGCATCTCCTTTCTTCCCTTTTCCAACACAAGTTGATATTGTTGTTGCTTGTTGTATCATTCATAATTGGGTCATACAAGATGGGAGTGATGAGTTTATTATACAAGATTCTAATTGGCCTAGTAACAGTCATGCTACATCTTTAGTTGGCCAAGCAAGTGAGCATGCTGCTATGGTTGCTTTGAGGCAAGGAATTGCAGACCAGATGTGGACAGACCATCAGAACTACAACGGAAACTAG
- the LOC118471919 gene encoding probable pectin methyltransferase QUA2 isoform X2 — MCIANYEASDGIFLVEVNRLLRPGGYFVWTSNLNTHRALRDKENQKKWTAIRDYAEGLCWEMLSQQDETIVWKKTNKRECYKSRKFGPELCGHDPESPYYQPLSPCISGTRSQRWIPIEHRTTWPSQARQNSTELDIHGVHSEVFADDNSSWDSMVRNYWSLLSPLIFSDHPKRPGDEDPQPPFNMLRNVLDMNAHFGGFNAALLKSGKSVWVMNVVPTNAPNYLPLIFDRGFIGVQHDWCDAFATYPRTYDMVHADGFLSLEKTHKHRCSTLDIFLEVDRILRPEGWVIIRDTAPLIEAARSVVTQLRWDARILDLDIASDEKLLVCQKPFLRK, encoded by the exons ATGTGCATTGCTAACTATGAAGCATCAG ATGGCATTTTCTTGGTTGAAGTGAACAGGCTTTTGAGGCCTGGTGGATATTTTGTATGGACATCGAATTTGAATACACATAGGGCCTTGCGAGACAAAGAAAACCAAAAGAAATGGACAGCCATTCGTGACTACGCTGAGGGCCTTTGTTGGGAGATGCTGTCACAACAAGATGAGACAATTGTATGGAAAAAGACGAATAAAAGGGAATGTTACAAATCAAG AAAATTTGGGCCTGAGCTATGTGGCCATGATCCAGAATCACCATACTACCAACCACTAAGCCCCTGCATATCTGGCACAAGAAGTCAGCGTTGGATCCCCATTGAACACCGTACCACCTGGCCATCTCAGGCTAGGCAAAACTCAACAGAACTGGACATACATG GTGTGCATTCAGAAGTCTTCGCTGATGATAATTCAAGCTGGGACTCCATGGTGCGAAACTACTGGTCTTTGCTATCCCCACTTATATTTTCAGACCATCCAAAGAGACCTGGTGATGAAGACCCACAACCACCATTTAACATGCTAAGGAATGTTTTAGATATGAATGCTCACTTTGGTGGATTTAATGCTGCTTTACTGAAGTCTGGAAAGTCTGTATGGGTGATGAATGTTGTTCCTACAAATGCCCCAAATTATCTACCACTAATATTTGACCGTGGTTTTATTGGGGTTCAACATGATTG GTGTGACGCATTTGCGACTTATCCAAGAACATATGATATGGTGCATGCTGATGGCTTTCTATCACTTGAGAAGACCCACAAGCATAGATGTTCTACTCTTGACATATTCTTGGAAGTTGATCGCATCCTACGACCAGAG GGCTGGGTCATAATCCGTGACACCGCCCCTCTTATTGAAGCGGCAAGATCTGTTGTTACTCAACTCAGATGGGATGCCCGTATTTTAGATCTTGACATAGCTAGTGATGAAAAGCTACTCGTCTGTCAGAAGCCCTTTCTCAGAAAATAA
- the LOC118471919 gene encoding probable pectin methyltransferase QUA2 isoform X3 — protein sequence MCIANYEASGSQVQITLERGIPAMIGSFATKQLPYPYLSFDMVHCAKCNIEWYKNDGIFLVEVNRLLRPGGYFVWTSNLNTHRALRDKENQKKWTAIRDYAEGLCWEMLSQQDETIVWKKTNKRECYKSRKFGPELCGHDPESPYYQPLSPCISGTRSQRWIPIEHRTTWPSQARQNSTELDIHGVHSEVFADDNSSWDSMVRNYWSLLSPLIFSDHPKRPGDEDPQPPFNMLRNVLDMNAHFGGFNAALLKSGKSVWVMNVVPTNAPNYLPLIFDRGFIGVQHDC from the exons ATGTGCATTGCTAACTATGAAGCATCAGGTAGCCAAGTGCAAATTACACTGGAGAGAGGCATTCCTGCAATGATTGGTTCATTTGCAACGAAGCAGCTTCCGTATCCCTATCTTTCCTTTGATATGGTGCATTGTGCTAAATGCAATATCGAATGgtacaaaaacg ATGGCATTTTCTTGGTTGAAGTGAACAGGCTTTTGAGGCCTGGTGGATATTTTGTATGGACATCGAATTTGAATACACATAGGGCCTTGCGAGACAAAGAAAACCAAAAGAAATGGACAGCCATTCGTGACTACGCTGAGGGCCTTTGTTGGGAGATGCTGTCACAACAAGATGAGACAATTGTATGGAAAAAGACGAATAAAAGGGAATGTTACAAATCAAG AAAATTTGGGCCTGAGCTATGTGGCCATGATCCAGAATCACCATACTACCAACCACTAAGCCCCTGCATATCTGGCACAAGAAGTCAGCGTTGGATCCCCATTGAACACCGTACCACCTGGCCATCTCAGGCTAGGCAAAACTCAACAGAACTGGACATACATG GTGTGCATTCAGAAGTCTTCGCTGATGATAATTCAAGCTGGGACTCCATGGTGCGAAACTACTGGTCTTTGCTATCCCCACTTATATTTTCAGACCATCCAAAGAGACCTGGTGATGAAGACCCACAACCACCATTTAACATGCTAAGGAATGTTTTAGATATGAATGCTCACTTTGGTGGATTTAATGCTGCTTTACTGAAGTCTGGAAAGTCTGTATGGGTGATGAATGTTGTTCCTACAAATGCCCCAAATTATCTACCACTAATATTTGACCGTGGTTTTATTGGGGTTCAACATGATTG TTAA